From the Chloroherpetonaceae bacterium genome, the window GGTGCTTGCGTCGCCCAAACATTGCATAGATGATGTGCCCACCATCTAACTGACCAATTGGCAATAGATTCAGCGCCGTTACAAAACACCCCAACCAACCTGCGAAAAGAAACGGATAATGATACATTTCAGTCATCGGCGGAATGTTGGGACTTGCAAAAGCTTTTTCCAGTAACCAGTATAGGAGATTTTTGCCTGTAAAGAGTGCCCCTTTGATTTCTGGAATATAACCCAGCGCTTGATACTCAGGGTGAATCTGGTAGATGTATTCAATAGGTGGAAGGGTCGCAAAGCCGTAAATCAAGACACCCAGCGCAATGACAAACCCACAAATTGGGCCATAGACACCGATGTCAAATAGACTGGTTGAGTCTGGAATTCGCTCACGCGTGCGAATGAGTGCGCCAAAGGTGCCAATGTTAAGCAAAATTGGAATTGGCGGCATCGGTATGTAATACGGCAAAGACGCGCGGACGCTATGATACATTGCTGCAAAGAAGTGTCCAAATTCGTGGCATGTCAGAAAGAGCAGAAAGGATACTGAGAAAGGCAAGCCAAATGCAAAGTTTTTCCGAATAATTTCGAAGTTGGTGAGATCAATGTTTTTGCCAACCCATTGCGCTCCTGCCAAAGTCGTTGTCGCAAATGTTGTGACGAAAAGCAAAAGGTGCAGCCAGTATTTTTGTTCACCGACACGCTGGCGAAAGGTGAGGTTTCGGCTGCGCAACGAGACGGGACTACCTTCTGCATTGAAGAGCAAGCGAGAGTTAAACAAGTTATCGGACATTTACACCTCTTTGTTTGATTTGCAGGAACATAGCAAACTTTGCTCAAATTTTTGGGTGCATTTTGTCGCTGAGTGCTTTTCTTCACGCTGAATGCGTGTGTTACTCCACCCTTTCCCAACACCAACCTATTAGCCAAAAGTTTGAATGCACCCGCCTCTTCGGCTCTTGCAGCACTGGAACTTTTCTCTCACTCGGTATTACCTTTCAGGTGGACGCTCAAAAATGAACAGCAGTGGACGACGATCATCTTTGGAGAGCTTGCGGTGGTCGCCGTTGGTATCATAGACGACATAGATGTTCGTCTGGCTCATTGTCAATCCTTCTGCCAAGCCGAAGCGCATATCGCTATACTGCAAGCTATCGCGCGCTGCAATTTCTCGATACGACCAGCATTGTGCTTCAAAGACGCTATCCTGTGACAGGGATAACTCTACAATTGCATCGTGGTTGCGAGCCAGTGCAAACAGTCGTCCTTGCTCATAGTGCAGTCCAGCAAAGTCAGGCACGCGTGGCGGCGCAAGCTGCATGGCTGTATAGTCGCACACATAGATTTTCTTGACATCCCATTCTTCCGGACGCAGTGAATCTCGGACTAGGCGAATTAAACCTCGGGGGGAGCGCTCTGCTGCCACAAAGAATTCATTGGGACTTATTAATGCCAATCCTTCAGGGTATGCGTTAAATTTCTGAAATAGCCCTGCTGCCTTCCCCGCTTCTTCAAAGCTGGGCATCAGCCACTTTGCCACTGCACCATCGTGGCTTACAAAGAAGATGCGGCATTCTGATTCACTGACGATGTAAAAGTTGCCGCAACTGTCACAATCCAATCCCTCAAAATCAGGGCGAAGCGAAGGTGCAGGAAAGCGCACAAATGGTTCAGCGACAACCTTATCCTCGCCAACTCTCAAGCGAAAAATCATATCACCGTGGTCATCACAAATGGCATACAGCGTATCACGGTATAGCGCCAGTCCTGATAGCTCAAGGTTCGGCACAGCGGATTCTATTGGCAAGACCGCCTTTAGTTTCAAATGGGTGGTGGGTACTTCTCGCTGCACATACTGAACTTTTGGTGGAGTCTCGCAAGCCGCAAGTATGAGCCACAGCACAAAGACAATGCGGGACATAAGGTTGGTTCGAGTTAGCACAATTCTAAGCCGTAATGAGTGCTTTCAGTACTTCGAAAAAGTTTGGGAACGAGACAGGGATAGAGGCTACTTCGCTTAGCACCAGCTCTGCACCTGCACAGTACGATGCAATGTGAAACGCCATTGCAATGCGATGGTCGCCGAAGGTTTCAATATGCACGGGGGCACTCGGCACAAACTTGCGCTGCCGCACCAAGAAGCCATCGGGGTATTCTTCACATTCAAAGCCCATTCTGCGGAGGTTTTTAACCAATGCGGCAATTCGATCTGATTCTTTCGTGCGCAGTTCCTCAGCATTTTGCAGCTCAAAGCGCTCGGTTGCCAGTGCGGACAGCATTGCCAGCATAGGGATTTCATCAATCACACTGGCGACAGTTTGCTTACCAGAAATACAGAGTGGTGTAGTTAGCTTAGAGGTTGTTACCACTATACTGCCGACTGGTTCACCGCATTCATCTTGGACAGATTCTACTGCAATGCATGCGCCAGCTGCTCGGAGCAAATCCAAATATGCAATGCGTGTTGGATTAAGACAGACGCGCTGAAGCACCAGTTCTGACCTATCTGCCAGTAGAGCGAGTGCGATGAGGAATGCCGCTGCAGATGGGTCTGCTGGGATTACAAAGTGTCGGGCTGGCAGAGTCGCTATGCCAGAGACGCGTGTGCGGTAGTATCCATTCGGCAAGCATTCCCTCTCCAAGCCTAACATTCGCTCGGTATGGTCTCGTGAGCAAGCTGGCTCAATAATTTCGCTTGTGCCGTCAGCATGCAGCGCCGCAAAAATGATAGCAGACTTGACCTGCGCCGACGCAATAGGTGATGTGTAGGAAATGGGTCTTAGGTGCTTAGAGCCTGTGATGCGAATGGGTGCAGTTTGAGCTGGCGAGAGTGCAACTTCAGCTCCCATCGCTGACAGGGGGTCTGCAATGCGCTTCATCGGTCGCCTCATCAACGATGCATCGCCGATTAGCACGCTTGAGAAAGGCTGTGCTGCCAGAATGCCTGCCAGCATTCGCATCGTAGAGCCAGAGTTATGGCACTCAATTGCATTTGCCGCTGGTTTCAAACTCCACAGCCCGTTTGCACGAATGCGGACAGTGCGTCGGTCGTTATGAATGGTTTGCACGACTTCCAGACCCAGTGCCGCCAGTGCTTGCAAGGTGGTTTGGTTATCGAGCCCTCCTGAAAAGTTGTCAATATGCGATGTGCCGTGTGCCAG encodes:
- a CDS encoding site-2 protease family protein; amino-acid sequence: MSDNLFNSRLLFNAEGSPVSLRSRNLTFRQRVGEQKYWLHLLLFVTTFATTTLAGAQWVGKNIDLTNFEIIRKNFAFGLPFSVSFLLFLTCHEFGHFFAAMYHSVRASLPYYIPMPPIPILLNIGTFGALIRTRERIPDSTSLFDIGVYGPICGFVIALGVLIYGFATLPPIEYIYQIHPEYQALGYIPEIKGALFTGKNLLYWLLEKAFASPNIPPMTEMYHYPFLFAGWLGCFVTALNLLPIGQLDGGHIIYAMFGRRKHQIIARAFLILIVGLGIPTFAEWAVAVLSVFANFEFEGFGFPKWVYEVSWGSWIIWAIILARFVKIDHPPVYDEHPLDTKRMVIGWISIIIFVLCFTPVPFSQLP
- a CDS encoding SdiA-regulated domain-containing protein yields the protein MSRIVFVLWLILAACETPPKVQYVQREVPTTHLKLKAVLPIESAVPNLELSGLALYRDTLYAICDDHGDMIFRLRVGEDKVVAEPFVRFPAPSLRPDFEGLDCDSCGNFYIVSESECRIFFVSHDGAVAKWLMPSFEEAGKAAGLFQKFNAYPEGLALISPNEFFVAAERSPRGLIRLVRDSLRPEEWDVKKIYVCDYTAMQLAPPRVPDFAGLHYEQGRLFALARNHDAIVELSLSQDSVFEAQCWSYREIAARDSLQYSDMRFGLAEGLTMSQTNIYVVYDTNGDHRKLSKDDRRPLLFIFERPPER
- the aroA gene encoding 3-phosphoshikimate 1-carboxyvinyltransferase, with amino-acid sequence MNPHTLRKLTITGTVNSLPPDKSISHRAALIAALAHGTSHIDNFSGGLDNQTTLQALAALGLEVVQTIHNDRRTVRIRANGLWSLKPAANAIECHNSGSTMRMLAGILAAQPFSSVLIGDASLMRRPMKRIADPLSAMGAEVALSPAQTAPIRITGSKHLRPISYTSPIASAQVKSAIIFAALHADGTSEIIEPACSRDHTERMLGLERECLPNGYYRTRVSGIATLPARHFVIPADPSAAAFLIALALLADRSELVLQRVCLNPTRIAYLDLLRAAGACIAVESVQDECGEPVGSIVVTTSKLTTPLCISGKQTVASVIDEIPMLAMLSALATERFELQNAEELRTKESDRIAALVKNLRRMGFECEEYPDGFLVRQRKFVPSAPVHIETFGDHRIAMAFHIASYCAGAELVLSEVASIPVSFPNFFEVLKALITA